GACGTGAACTCTGAAAATCGTAGGAGAGAGAACTGTCTCATAGAGGCTCTACGAATAGACGATGATAAGACGCGCCGTGCCATTTTTTCATTCCTCTTCAAATCTGGTTGTGATGTTCACCATAGAGATGTATCAGGTCGAGGTAATTGTAATTgtcattactgttattattactactactagtaccctggtagtctagtgtgctctCACATATCCTCAGGTACGCCTTGATGCAAGATCCTCAGTACGCCTTGATGCAGTTGTTAAAGCGATGGTCTATGAAGACGAGTTCAAATTCCATTCAAAGTTATCTTTTTCCCCAACTTCCAACCTTTTGGTTTCAAATGATCGGATGGACAagcatgactcttattatagtaatataaaagttattattaatactttattatcattatttttattattattgttttgattattattatgatgACGAATGTTCTTGGCTTGATAGATAATGGTGTGAGTGTGCATCTAGCCTATAGTACTATAGTACTATAATATCTAGCATCTAGCAATAAAGTACTATGTATATAGCTAAGGTTTCAGCATCATCtccatcattattatcatactGAGTTATGATTGGCTATAATATACTATGTTATATGAcaacatataaaattttatcGAATAGTAACATAacacaatacaatatattatgaCAGCATCAtacaatataacaaaatttaaaacataatCAGCAATTGTTGCTAAAGACAGCCTACTTGTTAAAAATTAGCAAACAATATCATATTCTAGTATAAcctaatacaatataatacatcCTGAAAACTTCTGTTATGCGAtttaatatagtatattatatagcgTATAGCGTaacttaataaaaacaatagaatATGACATTGATTAAACTATAACATGATATAGCATAATATAGTAAAATAGGGTGAAATCTAGTAAATGATGAAGTgcaatacaataaaatacaacatgACGTAATAAATGTGTTCTCAATCAACAAAAAGTTACTCTCTGCCAATCAAATACGTACAGTCAGTCAGTGTAAATATTGTAGTAGATTCTACTAGACTAGATGGCTTGCTTCCACGGAGTATACCAACAAGCCTTACCCTTCCAAGTGTACTTGTAGATGCTCACTTTTTAGAGAGAAGACTGCTCCAACTCTTATTCGCTATTGAGTGATGAGTTGTACATATTATTACCCATTCTTTAACATTATTGTCAGTTTGATAGGTTTTCTAAGTGTATGTAGATAACTCCCGCTAACTCAGTGAACTTGAATTCTGCAACTATCACTGCGCtgctagctagtatattgtacccTTAATCTAAAACAGTCATCTATGCAACTCTATAAACATATGCCAACCTTACCCATGTTTATAGCGTGTACTCTAAAGACATGTACAATGTACCATAATGCCTTTAGTCTAACTCACAGTCATATCAGTTTGCTGCCACCGGATAACACTTACTTAGCCAACTTTTGCATCAATCTGGCAGCAAATAAGCTGTTGATGTATTCATTATATACTCTTTTTGAGTTTTAATTAgagtattaaaaatattaaacaactAATGAATATTAGATAGCtatctaaaataaaactttgcGATCAGTTACAGCCTGTACTTACGATCAGTTACAGCCTGTACTTACGATCAGTTACGGCCTGTACTTACAATCAGTTACGACCTGTACTTACGATCAGTTACGGCCTGTACTTACGATCAGTTACGGCCTGTACTTACGATCAGTTACGGCCTGTACTTACGATCAGTTACGGCTTGTACTTACGATCAGTTACGGCCTGTACTTACGATCagttacggcctgtacttgcaATCAGTTACGGCCTGTACTTACGATCAGTTACGGCCTGTACTTACGATCAGTTACAGCCTGTACTTACGATCAGTTACAGCCTGTACTTACGATCAGTTACGGCCTGTACTTCATGGGTTGAGGTATTGCTGAGGTCATCTTTGTCACGTGGCACTCAAAAGATGTTTCCTCTTCTAATAACATGATTGGTGTTAGTAGATTATCTATAGCAGCTATAAACCGTGCTGACAGTAGGGATATGCTGTCCAACTCTCAGTTAAGTATTATTTgatgtttattttttgtgttttgtgtGACAGTCGAGAAAGTGTCATTAAACACATGTCCATTGTTGAATAATATTGCATAGCTTGAGTCTGTACTCAGACTAATATATTGATAAATGTAGTCAGTTGTAAACTTCTAACTTGGATTATCTGAGTAGAACTTAGAGAAAAATACATTACTAAGATTTCCATCTTGGAGTCAGACTCAAAgtataagatatataatttTACAATCATAATATAGCGTCGGTCTACACTTTTGCAGACGCATTGGAATGGGCGGCGAAGCTGAAGCGAGAACCAGAATGTTTAAGGCTACTCAAGGGGCCCATGTTAGAATATGACTTCCTACACCGTGGCTCTGATGGGCTCACAGTACTGCATCACGCTACCATAAATGGTATGGAGCAGGTTGTCAGAGCAGTTGCGGGGCGACTAAGGAGATATGGAATATCCGTTGACATTCCTGACAGTCTACAGTATACTCCCTACCTCCATGCTAAAGAGCTTCAACACAAGGAAATAGCAAAAATTCTTGCTGCCGCAGGAGCTTCCGTGCACGTAGAAAGAAGGTCTGTCAGCCATATGAAAAAAGAGGAAAAGAAAGAAGGCTATGACACGCAACAATTGCTGCAAATGAACATGCATGACAGATCACCTCAGCTCAGAAGGGTGCTTGCGTCAAGGCGCTACCAGAGTGGCTCTCCAAGCGAACTTCAGACAAAGCTTCGACCAAGAAGACCACATGATAATGGAAGTTCGACTTTTCAATTAAAATCAGACAGCGAAACGAGTAATTCTCAAGCAACAAATAGCCCTGACAGATCATTTAGACCGGAATCTTCCAAAGCAATGCAGACATCTATGCAAGACCTACAAGAGCTGTTCAATGTGGTCTCGCGACAGATGACTGAGTCGTTCTGTAAGCCAGCTCAGAAACCCAATCCTGAAACGATTATCTTACATAAAAAGACGATGAAAGGAACAGCTCTTGCAGCGATTATCGCGAAGCAGTCACTACCAACGGATGCTCAGCCACAGAAATCACCTCTTACAAAAAAATCAAGTAAAACAGATGTTCGTATAAAACCCAACTACCTAACAGTTCTGCCGGCCATCAAGAGTGCATTTAGTAGATAATTTACAGCCTGTAACATCCTGCTTATTAAGCTATGCCCATTCTATAGCAATTTCAAAGTTATTGGCTGGGCAGCGACTCTCAACGTACTTCCATCAGCTAAACCTTAACATGTTCAGTAATATTTGTATAGTTatcatttatcataaatttatTGCAAAGTCTCGGTTGTTAACTACAACAGCTAAAAACATTTTCTGCTCAAAAATGTATATACCGGTATCATTGTTAGTTTGATTAATACTTTtacatattatgatatatattgagatttttaaattgtattatcttaaattttaaaatatacatacttTTATTTTCTAATTTGAAATGAACTCTTATTAGCTCTCAGGGTGATGACTAATAGAGGCTGATTCAGATTAACAATGCCTGCAGCAGAATAGCCTCAATTTATAGAAGTTGTCTCTTTCTTAACTTCACTTTCCTTAAGAGAGGGAGGggagaaaaaggaaaaaagagagagaaaaagggagaaagagggagacaGAGGGAAAAAAAGAGGAGGAGGAAAGAGAGgaggaggagagagaggaggagaagagagaggaggagagagaggaggagaagagagagagagagagagagagagagagagagagagggagagggggaggaagagagagaggagagtgagaaaggagagagagaaagggggggGATGAAGAAGGAGAGGGTgaggaagagagaaagagagagggagggtgagagagaggggagggaaggagagagagagagaaaaagagagagagagagagagagagagggagggagggagggagggagggaaagagggagagagggagacagagagggaaagagagggaaagagaaggagagaggaagagagagagagaaatatATTAGCTCTTCCCTAATCAACTGGATGAGCAGATGGACTAAGATTAAATGGACTCATGAAGTAATTATAGTTAGCATAGTTACCATACCTGTACTAGCCTTTGTAGTGAGACAACTCCTTCATTTTGCTGGCAAAATGGCAGCACATATAACAGTACATATAGAGGCAAACAATGACTCAGCAAATGTAGCGGAGTAGCGGTTGTGCTCTCTCTGAACAAGTGTCTATAATAGCAgacattaattaattaaaatttgcaAGTCATTTCTTCAGTATTTAGAATACTGCAGTAATGTTTTTAGCTAGACAGAGCTATAGTTACTAGTTTTGCAATCTTGAACTCTTggtttcattaaaaattttaacttaTATTGCTAGTGTCAAAACAGGAAGATAGAAACACAATAAAAAAGTACTCAGAAACGTTTATAAGCTGTGTTGGGTGACTAATAAAGAGACAAATTCGTTAGAATTTAGCCTATTAAAGTAATGAATATGCTGTTGAAGTTGCTTATTCATCCAGTAAATACACTCTGCCAAGTCTGTTTTGTTGAACATTTGAAAAACTCTGTTAAGACTGTTTATCGAACAGGTAATAAGCTAAGTTCAAGCTGCTTGTACAATGAGTAAAATCATATCCAAAAGTTTATGCCATCATTTTAATTGATCAATTACACGCATGCAGTCTTTAATTACAGTAGCTTGTTGAAAGTTATTTCAATAATCTCAATGGTTTCATGTCTGGAGGagaattatttttatcaatacAATTTGAATAATGAAAGAATTCCATAAATGAAGTAGCTAGTATGACGGAGTTGGAAATACCTTGGACTAACCTTGGGAAGTCAGCAGATGACGCTTTAAAAGGTAGCTTCTTAATCGTTAAGCCTAACAGATGCTTGTCTCCGGAATCAGTTTGTGAACTGCAAACTGACAATGAACGAAATACGACTTCGCTAGGTTGTGAGAGTGAGTTGGACGGATATGATACAGCGGTATCAGATTGCGATGACTCCGAGAGTTGTTATCAGGAATGCCTGTTGCAGCCTGAACTGTTTTCGACAATCAACTCAGAAAAATCATCAAACCAAACCAACCGTTCTAAAACTCGATCACGAAAAAGTCCTAAAAACTTGGAAAAGAGCAAAACTTCCGAACTTCCAAATGACAGAAGGTTTGTCGACGCGTATCATCAACGCTTACCTGAACGAACGGCGACAGATCAATTTGTCTTCAGAAACAAAATGGGCGAGCTGAAAAGATTTCAGTCAAGTCTGCAATGGATTCAGGCAACCGCTCCAAAAGACAATAATGCATGTTTAGATTGTGCCGCTCAGATCAGCACAAGAGACTTGACTTCTAGTGAAGATGATAGTTCGATGGGTTATGTTGAGAGCCCCAGGTTATCACGCAGAGACAAACATAGAGCGTCACTCGATGTTTGGCCTCACCATCCGAGTTGCCCATCTACCAACTACACTACTACTGTCAACAACTGGCTCAGCAGTGACTGTGTATCGGCGAATGTCAAAGAAAACGCATTTCATGTGAGTCAATTCAATCTCAACGCATGCCATATCtattttgtttctatttttctttttaaaaattctaaGTGGTATTTTACATTTATGGAAAATATTCTAAAAAATTAACACATTGAAACAAACGGTTTGGTGAATATTAATTGAAAAAAAGGTAGAAAAGGTGTTGAACACTTTTTAAAGaccaacttacacaaaattatagtaggttttatcaaaaagtttcaaaattttttcatcatttgagattttttatGCTTGAATCgatttgactgccagaatgttttaaagttaaaatCCGAGAAACTTCATTGCAATTAAaaggctcagaagaaaaatatgtgtaaaatgacatcacttgttgttatcattgcgatagttgataCTGGTGATTGCTTTCACGTTGCAGCATttcgtgtctctattctgtcggtctttttgtaactatagacgtcataatctcactttcacttgatctcaACATTCtgaccgtgatcaagttttatcaattttaatcttgaaacatcctgacaatcagtcaacctcaaacataaaaaacaaccaCGAATAATAGAAACAACgagactttctaataaaatcaacTAACATTTTATGTAAGTTCCTTTCTAAAGCATAAAATAATAACCAAGGAACTTGTCGTTATACGCATGTTATGCTTAACTACTGTTGTTATGCTTAACTACTGTTGTTATGCTTAACTACTGTTGTTATGCTTAACTACTGTTGTTATGCTTAACTACTGTTGTTATGCTTAACTACTGTTGTTATGCTTAACTACTGTTGTTATGCTTAACTACTGTTGTTATGCTTAACTACTGACTATTCATACTTTTACCATCTgttgaaaaataatatttttggtgtagtcagcagccattttcATGACTGTCGATGGGCCCACTCTATTGCATACTTTACTGCATACCAGTGCACTTCTCAAGTCATGAATGTTCTAGCAAGTCCAAATGTGTAACTCTTTGCTTAACTCTACCTGCCTGGATTTAAGATTAATAACAATCTCCTGCGaaaaatatactaaatacaTGATGAAGAGACAGCAAGTGTTAATGTTTGTTATTACAAATCATTAAAAGAAACTGATACagtaataaaaacatataatatggtaatagaaaatatataatatatatactttaatatataataatataatatattatattattaatatatattataatatattatatatataatacaatatatataatacaatatataatataataataaatatataatatgtgtcTATAAAATTGCTCTATGAACAGATGGCTCAGTCTAAGTATAAAGCGCTTCCGTATGGAAGCGTATGAAAATATACTCGCGTAAGAAGCTAGCTATTGTAAACCAACCGTATAATAACCAATCAAAAGATCTAAAAAGTTGCAAGCTTTGTCAATTAAACacttttttgattttgtttactTAAAACACTGTCACAACCATTGATAGCATAAGTGACTGTTCACAAGCATAGGCAGCATATGGCTCTTTACTTAAAGAATTTGTGAGCAAAAGGAAACAACTCCAACTGACCGCATTTGTTCATACAGAATAGGTTGCATCTAACCAATCATTGCTAGGAAAGACTTTGTTGGATCAAGATAATTGAGTAATTATTAGCAAATAGTATTGCGACTTAGAGAAACGTTGGACTAAAGCAAGCGAATCATAGCATATTGTAATTAATAAACTAGTAATTTCATCCATAGATAGCTTTGCAAAAAGTTGAAGATTTAACTTCAAAGAATGCATGCGAGGTAAGATTTGTTATAATAATCACGTAGAAatattgtttgtaatttttttaacgTCCGGCAGCGTAAAGCTAGTTGATAATCACTATCAATAGTTGATACCCATTCAGGAGAAAGAATCTACTCCTCGCTTGCTGACTTGATCTTGTTCCATGTAGTGTTGGGTAAGGGCTAATTAGGATAAGCTAGCTTGCTGTAAAAGTTGATCATTTAAATGAAATGTattttgtttccttttttataacataatttagtcattttatttgcAAGATTTTGCATAtgcagtttcattttagcaatgatATTGTTACCTATGtgcagtttcattttagcaatgatattgttacatatgtgtagtttcattttagcaatgatattgttacatatgtgtagtttcattttagcaatgatattgttacatatgtgctgtttcattttaacaatgatattgttacatatgtgctatttcattttagcaatgatattgttacatatgtgttatttcattttagcaatgacATTGTTACATACGTGCagttttattttagcaatgatattgttacatatgtgctgtttcattttagcaatgatattgttacatatgtgttatttcattttagcaatgacATTGTTACATATGTGCagttttattttagcaatgatattgttacatatgtgttatttcattttagcaatgacATTGTTACATACGTGCagttttattttagcaatgatattgttacatatgtgctgtttcattttagcaatgatattgttacatatgtgttatttcattttagcaatgacATTGTTACATACGTGCagttttattttagcaatgatattgttacatatgtgctgtttcattttagcaatgatattgttacatatgtgttatttcattttagcaatgacATTGTTACATATGTGCagttttattttagcaatgatattgttacatatgtgttatttcattttagcaatgacATTGTTACATACGTGCagttttattttagcaatga
The genomic region above belongs to Watersipora subatra chromosome 1, tzWatSuba1.1, whole genome shotgun sequence and contains:
- the LOC137387655 gene encoding uncharacterized protein encodes the protein MELRRENGFCLPMGGRLFAAVKASRLAEVKILVLKSGLDVNSENRRRENCLIEALRIDDDKTRRAIFSFLFKSGCDVHHRDVSGRDALEWAAKLKREPECLRLLKGPMLEYDFLHRGSDGLTVLHHATINGMEQVVRAVAGRLRRYGISVDIPDSLQYTPYLHAKELQHKEIAKILAAAGASVHVERRSVSHMKKEEKKEGYDTQQLLQMNMHDRSPQLRRVLASRRYQSGSPSELQTKLRPRRPHDNGSSTFQLKSDSETSNSQATNSPDRSFRPESSKAMQTSMQDLQELFNVVSRQMTESFCKPAQKPNPETIILHKKTMKGTALAAIIAKQSLPTDAQPQKSPLTKKSSKTDVRIKPNYLTVLPAIKSAFSR